The Vulcanimicrobium alpinum sequence GGTGTCGACAACAGCATCACCGCACTCGAGCACGTCGGGCAGATCCCCGCCGGCGGCGTCCACGTCAGCGGCTCGTCGTTCACCGGCCCGTTCGCGTCGTCGGCTCGCCGCGTCTTCGCGGGCGCACCGCTCAACGGTCCGATCAGCGCGGCGCTGCTCCCTAACGGCAACCTCGTCGTCGGCAACACGCTCGACCCCGACGGGACGAACCTGCTCGTCGAGGTCACGCCGAGCGGTCGCGTCCTCGCGAAGCGCAACGTCGACAAGGGGGCATCCGGCGCGATCTTCGGGATCGCGGTGAGCGGGACGGCGGGAGAGCCGAACAACGTCAAGATCTACTTCAACGACGACAACGACAACACGGTGAAGGTGCTGACGTCGGGCGAGTTCGACGCGAAAACGTAGCGGCTGCCCGACCCGCAGAACAGAACGCGAAGGCCCCGCGGGATCGCTCCCTGCGGGGCATTCGTGTGCGCTGGGCTTCGACAAGCTCAGCCTGACGGGGGCGGGGCTCCGACGAGCTCAGCACGACGTCGCCCCCGTCCGGGGCTACATCATGTCGTAGCCGCCCATGCCGCCGCCGGGAGGGCCGCCTGCGGGGGCGGTCTTCGGTTCGGGCTTGTCGGCGATGAGCGTTTCAGTCGTCAGAATCAGCGCGCCGATCGACGCCGCGTTTTGCAGCGCGGAGCGCGTGACCTTGAACGGCTCGACGATCCCGGCCTGGACCATGTCGACCAGATTGCCGGTCATGGCGTCGAAGCCCTGACCCGGCGGCGCGGTCTTCACGCGGTTTACTTCGACCGAACCCTCAAAGCCGGCATTCTCCGCGATCTGGCGGAGCGGCTCTTCGAGCGAACGGCGGATGATGTCGACGCCGATCTTCTCGTCGTGGCTCGCGGTCTCGCCCGAGAGCTTCTCGAGCGCCTTGATCGCGTGCACGAGCGACGAACCGCCGCCGGGGATCATCCCTTCCTGCACGGCAGCGCGGGTCGCCGAAAGGGCGTCCTCGATGCGGTGCTTCTTCTCTTTGAGCTCGGTCTCGGTGGCCGCGCCGACCTGGATTACCGCAACGCCGCCCGAGAGCTTCGCGAGGCGTTCCTGGAGCTTCTCGCGATCGAAATCGCTGTCGGTCTCCTCGATCTGCCGCTTGATCATCTCGATGCGGCCCTTGATCGCGTCCTGCTTGCCCTTGCCGTCGACGATCGTGGTCTCTTCCTTCGTGACCTTGACCGTCTTCGCAGCGCCGAGCAGATCCGGCGTCACCTTGTCGAGCTTGAGCCCGAGCTCTTCCGAGATCACCGTCGCGCCGGTCAGCGTGGCGATGTCCTTGAGCATCTCCTTGCGGCGGTCGCCGAAACCCGGCGCCTTGACCGCAACTGTCGTGAACGTGCCGCGCAGCTTGTTGACGACGAGCGTCGCGAGCGCTTCACCTTCGACGTCCTCGGCGATGATGAGCAGCGGCTTCTGAACCTGCACGATCTTCTCGAGCAGCGGCAGGATGTCGGCGATCGCCGAGATCTTGCGCTCCGTCACGAGGATGTACGGATCGGTGAGCGTCGCTTCCATCCGCTCCGAGTCGGTGACCATGTACGGCGAGATGTAGCCCTTGTCGAAAAGCATCCCGTCCTTGGTCTCGACTTCGGTCTTCATCGACTTCGATTCTTCGACCGTGATGACGCCGTCTTTGCCGACTTCGTTCATCGCCTGCGCGATGAGTTCGCCGATCGTCTTGTCGTTTGCCGAGATCGACGCGACCTGCGCGATCTTCTCGGTCGAATCGACCTTCTGCACGAGCTTTTCCATCTCGCTGACCGCCGTCTCGACGGCCTTTTCGATGCCGCGCTTGATCAGCAACGGGTTTGAGCCGGCGGTGACGTTGCGCAGACCTTCGCGGATGATCGCCTGCGCGAGCACCGTTGCGGTGGTCGTGCCGTCGCCCGCGATGTCGTTGGTCTTGGACGCGACTTCCTTGACGAGCTGCGCGCCCATGTTCTCGAACGTGTCGGGGAGTTCGATCTCTTTCGCGATCGTCACCCCGTCGTTGGTGATCGTCGGCGAACCGAACTTCTTGTCGAGGACGACGTTGCGGCCCTTCGGTCCAAGGGTGACCTTCACCGCATCAGCCAGGATGTTCGCACCGCGCTCGAGCGCGCGCCGTGCGTTCTCGTCGAATACCAGTTGTTTAGCAGCCATGTTGTTTGAACTACACTCCGGCCGGAACGCGCTCGTCGCTCACGATGGCGAGAACGTCTTTTTCCGAGATGATGAGGTACTCTTTGCCGTCGAGCTTGATCTCCGACCCCGAGTACTTCGAGTAGATGATCTTGTCGCCGGGCTTGACGTCCATGGCGAGCTTCTGGCCATTGTCGAGCGTGCGGCCGGAACCAACGGCGAGAACGCGGCCTTCCTGCGGCTTTTCTTTCGCCGTGTCGGGAAGGAAGACGCCCCCGGCGCTCTTCTCAGCCTGTTCCACGTGCTCGACGACCACGCGATCGCCCAGTGGCTTGAGATTCACGAAAAACTATCCCCTCTCAGGACTGCTTGGCACTACCAGCACGAGAGTGCCAGCGACCACTAACGTTAGCAGAGTCATTTGCCGAGTGCAAGGGGGGAGGGGAGGCAGGGACGGGCAAGGGCCACGCGAGCCCGACCATGATGACAAAAACTGGGGACCCGGCGACCCCACGGACGCGCTTGAGGCTGGTCTCGAGGGGTACCACGACGAAAATTCGGCTCGGCGTCGCACGTGCAGTCCGCTTCATCGGACGGCGCGATCCGGCGCCGTTCAGCAAGAAAGGCGGCCAATGGCTCATACCCTCCCGCGGATCCAAGGCGGCTGCGGGGAGGACTACGTGCGGCTGATCGCGCGGCCTCCGCAGCCGCTCACAGGATGCGACGGGGAACTCTTCCAAGAGCCTGCGACGATGCCGTCCCCGCCGCGTAGACATGGTCCGCCGCAGCGGCACGACGCCGAGCAAACCCGAAATCGAGCACACCAACGTACACGAAGCGCTCTCGCGCTACTTCGAGTGGGCGCAAGATGCGGTCGCGGCTGCGCTCGCGCTCGTGGTGATCGTCGTCATGGTCCAGGGGATCTGGACGCTGGCGCGGCTCGCGCTGGTCGACGGCCGCGAACCACGCATCGTCCTGCCGCAGATCGTGCTGCTGCTCATCCTCGTCGAGCTCTTCCGCACGCTGTTGTTCTACTTGCGCGAGCACCGCGTCGCCGTCGGCTTGATGATCGAGGTCGCAATCGTCAGCCTGTTGCGCGAGCTGCTGGTCAATCCGCCGGGGGCAAAGGGCACGATGTCGTTATCCGCGTACGGGATCGCCCTGCTCTTGGTCGTGCTCGGCGCGCTGATGGTTGCCGACCGCATGACCTCGTCAGGCGCGGCCGACGCGCCTGGCCGGAGCACGGTCGCCGAGGAGTAACGCCTTGGGGGCGGCGCGGCAGTTTTCGGCAAAGCCGGGCCGCAGGGGTACAACATTTCCGTGCCGTTCGTTTCGCGAGTCTTGGTCGAACGCGTCGTAGCGTGCCCGTTTTCGGTGGCACACGACTACGCCGTTGACTTCCTGCGGGCCGCCGAGCGCGGGATCGAGATCCGCGTCCCGCTCCGCGATTTTTGGCGCTCGCTGGGCGGCCACGTGCGGCGCCCCGTGCGGCTGGTCTTCGCCGCCTACCCCGACGAGGACGAGGCCGGCCGGATCCACGACGCCCTGCTCATCGAATGGAACGCGCGCACCCGGCTACTCCCCGACTTCCACGGGACGCTGCGGCTGCGGATCGCCTCGGTCGAATCGACCCGGCTCTCCCTCGAGGGGGCCTACCGACCTCCGTTTGGCGCGTTCGGGCGCGTCTTCGACGCGGTCGCGGGGCAGGCGATCGCGCGGGCGGCGATGCGTGACCTCCTCCAGCGGATCGGCGACGCGATGGAGCGCCGGGAGGCGGCGTACCGCGCCGGCTCGGGGGTCACCGCCTAGCCGGGGCGAAGGGTGCGTGCCGTGGACAAGGCAGGGTCGCTGCAGCAGCAGCTGGTCGCGGGGCTCGCCGCCGGGATCGCGGGCGGGCTCCTCTTTGCCCTCTTCATGCTCGGCGAACCGATCGCGTTCGGCAAGCCGGCCGGCGACGCGGTCGGCGGGATGTTCGGCGGGATCGCGGCGACCGTGATGGGACCGGCGGCGCAAGGCAACCCCGCCGCGCCTTCAATCGGGATCGCGCTGCATTTCGCAGTCGCGATCTTCTGGGCGCTCGGTTACGTCTATCTCGTCCGCACCCAGCCGCAGCTCCTGCGGCGGCCCTGGCTCTCGGGGATCGCGTTCGGCTTGGTCGTGTACGTCTTCATGCAGATCATCCTGATCACGGCCGGCGCGTATCACCGGCCGGGACCCGTCGCGCTGCTCACCAACCTGGTCGCGCACACGCTCTTCTTCGGGCTCCCCGTCGCGCTGATCGTCGCGCGCTCGCTGGACCGCACGATCTCCCGCGCGTGATCGCGCACGCCGCGGTCGACCTCGGCGCGATCGCGCGCAACGCCGCGACGCTGGCGGAGCTCGTCGCGCCCGCGCGCGTTGCGGCGGTGGTGAAAGCGAACGCGTACGGTCACGGTCTGGTCGAGGTGGCGCGCGCGCTCGCGCGCACGTGCGCGCGGCTGTGCGTCTACTCGCTCGAGGAAGCGATCGTGCTGCGCGAAGCAGAGATCGACGCGCCGATCCACGTGCTGGGTCCGGTGCCGCCGGGCGACCTCGACGCCGCGCATGCCGCGGACGTCGCGCTGACGCTGTGGGACCGGGGGCTCTACGCGCGCCAGGTCGCGAGCGTCGCGCGCCGGCGCGGGCGGCGCTTCACGATTCACGCGAAGGTCGACACCGGCGTCGTACGGCTCGGCCTCGATGCCGGCGACGCGCCCGACGCGCTCCAGCGTTACGCGGCGACGCCGGAGTTCGCGCTCGCCGGCGCGTTCACGCACCTCGCCGCCGCCGAAGAACTCGACTCGTCGTTCACGGACGAACAGCTCGCGCGGTTTCTCGCGGCGACGCGCGAACTCGGTCCCGGCGTCGAACGGCACGCCGCAGCGACGGCGGCGGCGATGCTGTGGCCGCGCACGCGGCTCGACACCGTGCGCATCGGGATCGGGCTGTACGGGATTTGGCCGAGCGTCGAGACGGAGGCGCTGATGCGCGTGCGCGGCGTCGAACTCGCACCCGCGCTGACCTGGCGAACGCGGATCGCGGCGATGCACGAGATCGACGCCGGGACCACCGTCGGCTACGGGCGCACGTGGCAGGCGCCGCGCCGTTCGCGGATCGCGACGCTGCCGATCGGATACGCGGAAGGTCTGCCGCGCGCCGCCGGCAACGCCGCGCACGTCCTCGTCCGCGGCGCGCGCGTCGCGCTCGTCGGCCGCGTCTGCATGAACATGGCGTTTGCCGACGTGACCGGCGTCGCCGGCGCGGCTCCCGGCGACGACGTGACGCTCATCGGGCGCGACGGACGAGAAGAGATCCTCGCGGCCGATCTCGCGGCGGCGTGCGGCACGATCGGCTACGAACTCGTCGCGCGCCTTCCCGCGCACGTGCCGCGCACGTACGCGGCGCCGGTTTCGTGATCGCCGCAACGGCGTTCGCCGTCGTCGACATCGTGCTGAACGGGAAGACGATCCTGCCGCACGCGCGCGCCGCCGTGCACGGAGGACGCCTGCTGCTGCCGGTCCGCGATCTCGGCCGCGTTCTCGGCGCGGAGGTGCGCTACGATGCGCGCGACGGACGCGTCGTCGTGCGCCGCTACGCCCGCACGGCCGCGCTGCGTGCGCGCGAGATCGTCGTCGACCGCGGACGCGCGTACGCGCCGCTGCGCACGGTCGCCGCCGCACTCGGTTTCGACGCCGCGTACGTTGCGCGCACGCGAACCGTCGTGCTCGCGCGGCGCGTCGAACCGCGCACGCAGAGGCCCGCCGCCACGGTTGCCGCCGCTGCGGCGCCGACGCCCGGCAGCGGCGCGGCCGCTGCGCCGGCGAGCGCGCGCGACGCGATCGTGACGCCGCCGAGGAGCGCGCAGGTGAACGAGCCGTATCCCGCGGTGAGCGCGCGCTTCGCGGGCTCCGGCGGGATCGATCCGCGCAGCGTGCGCGTCCTCGTCGATGGCCGCGACGTGAGCGCCGACGCGGCGATCGTCGGCGACGAGATCCTCTACACGCCGCGCGCGGCGCTCGCGCCCGGTACGCATGCGGTGACCGTCTCGGCGCTCGCGTCGAACGGGACGCCGCTCGCGGCCTCGTGGGAGTTCGCAGACACGTTCGCGTTCGCACCGCCCCCGCCGCCGGCGCCGCCGCCCGTGCGCGCGATGTACGTCGATCGCTACGTCGTTCCCGGAACGAACGCGTTCGACGTCGTCGTGCTCGGGGTTCCCGGGATGACGGGCTTCGTCGCCGTCGACGGCGTCCCGGGGATCGCGCCGCTCGTCGTCACGGGCGCGAACAGCTATGTCGCGCACGTCGTCGTGCCGCCCGGCGTCGCGCAGCCGTTCGCGCACGTCGGCGCGCGCCTGACGCTTCCCGACGGGTCGATCCGCGTCATCACGCTCCCGCAGACGATCGGCCTGTTCACCGCGAGCGCGTCGCCTCCGGCGCATGCGACGCCGACCTCGGTGCCGCGCGCCATCCCGCCGGGACGCCGGTCGATGGCGGTCCCGACGCCGACGGTGACGCCGACGCCGGTTCCGCGCCGCGCGCTCGCGCGGCCGCGCCCGTCGCCATCACCCTCGCCGTAACGCGTTCAGCGGGTCAGTTCGGCGAGCGCGTCTTCGAGATCGAGCGTCCCTTCGTAGAGCGCGCGGCCGACGATCGCGGCGTCGACGTTCTCCGGCGTGCCGTCGCGCAGCGCGCGCAGGTCGTCGAGCGTGCGCGCGCCGCCGCTTGCGGTGACGCGCAGCGGCGCAAGCGATGCGACGTGCGCGAGCGCGGCGACGTCGTAGCCGGCCCCGGTTCCGTCGCGCGCGATCTCCGTATAGACGATGCGTCGCACCCCCCACGCGGCGACGGTGCGGACGAGGTCGTCGCGCGACGCGCCCGCGTCGGCGAGCCAGCCGCGCGTCGCGACGCGGTCGCCGCGCGCGTCGATTCCCGCGACGATGCGCTCGCCGAACGTCTCGACGATCGCGCGCGCGTCGGACGGCCGTTCCGCCAGCAGCGTCCCGATCACGACTTGCCGCGCCCCGGCGTCGAAGCGCGCGTCGACGTCGGCGGCGCTGCGGATCCCGCCGCCGGTCTGCACCGGAACGTCAACGCTCGCGCAGATCGCGCGCAGCGCGCCCTGATTCTCGCCGGTGCCGAACGCGCCGTCGAGATCGACGACGTGGAGCGCTCGCGCACCCGCCGCGACGAACGCGCGTGCACGCGCGACCGGGTCGGCGTCGTAGCAGGTCTCGCGCGACGGGTCGCCGCGCTCCAAGCGCACGGCGTAACCGCCGCGCAGGTCGATCGCCGGATAGAGCGTCAGCGCACGGCCGCTCACGTCAGCGCTTCGCGCGAGCGGGCGTCGCACAGCGCGAGAAAGTTGTCGAGCAGGCGCGCCCCGGCGGCACGGCTCTTCTCTGGATGAAACTGCGTCGCCATCACGTTGCCGCGCGCGACGATCGCGGCGAAGCGCTCGCCGTAGGTGCAGGACGCGACGAGCGCATCGCTTGCGGTGACGCGATACGAGTGCAGGAAATACGCCCACGATCCGCTGCGCACGCCGTCGACGAACGGGTGCGTGCGCTCGATCGTCAGATCGTTCCACCCCATGTGCGGGATGCGCGGCGCGTTCGTGAAACGGCGCACGTCGCCGGGAAGAATCCCGAGACCGGCCGCACCGCCATACTCGTCGCTGGAGTCGAAGAGCACCTGCATCCCCACGCAGATCCCCAGAAACGGACGCCCCGCAGCGACGACCTCGCGCACCGCGCGGTCGATCCCGCGTTCGCGCAACGCGTCCATCGTCGCGCCGAACGCGCCGTCGCCCGGGAGGATCGCGGCCGGCGCGGCGGCGACCACCGCCGGATCGCCGGTCAGCACCAGATCGACGCTGCGCCGTTCGAGCGCCGCGAGCAACGAGCCGATGTTACCCCCGCCGTAATCGATCACCGCGATCTGCGCGTTCGTCATCGCCGCAGGCGTTCGCCCTCCGGCGCCGCGGTGCTTGCCGCCAGTCCGGCGGCCGCGGTCGCGGCGACGCCGTCACCGCCGCGTGCGTTGTACTGAACGCATGACTCGTGTGTTGCGCGCCGCCGCGCTGATCGCAGCCCTCGTCGCCGGCGCGACGGTCCCCGCTGCCCGCGCCGCCGATCCCGGCCCCACGGTCCCTGCCGGGTTCACTATCGAGCGGATCGCCTCGCTCCCGGGGCCGCGCGAACTCGCCGTCACTCCCAACGGCGACCTGCTCGTCGGAACCAGCGGCGCATCGGTCGCGATCGTGCGCGACGCACAAGGGAACGCGCAGCCGCCGCGCGCGTTCGCGTCGTTCGACGATCGGCCGGTGGCCGGCGTCGCGCTGCACGGCGACACACTCTTCGCCGGCGGCCAGTTCGGCGTCTATCGCCTTCCGTACCGTGCCGGCGAAGCCGCGGCCGGGGCGGCGCCGGAGAAGATCGCGAGCGTCCGCACCTCGGGCCAATCGCGCGATCACACGACGACGACGGTCGCGTTCAGCGAAGGCGTGCTATACGCGAGCGTCGGCTCGTCGTGCAATGCGTGCAGTCCGGAACTCGACGCGACGCGCGCGACGATTCAAGCGATGCGGCCCGACGGGAGCGCGATGCATCCGCGTGCCGTCGATATCCGTAACGCCATCGCGCTCGCGGTGAACGGCGAGAACGGGGACCTCTGGGCCGGCGTCGCCGGACGTGACGAACTCGATCCCGGTCATCCCTACGAGATTTTCGACGACGTCTCGTCGCACCCGGGCACGCCCGACTACGGCTGGCTCACGTGCTACGACGGCGGCAAGCCGATCGGCGGCGCGTCGTGCGCGAACGTCGTCGTTCCGCGCGTCGTCTTTCCGGCGTACGAGACGCCGATCGCGGCGGCGTTCTATCCGCTGCATCCGGCGGGGCGGTTCGCGTTTCCGCAGCGCTACCGCGGCGGCGCGTTCGTGGCGCTTCACGGGAGCTGGCATCGTCCGCTCGTCGCTCCGCGCGTCGCGTTCGTCCCGTTCCGCGGCAGCGAACCGGCGACGCACGTCGACTGGAACGACCCGAACGCGCAGTGGAGCGAGTTCCTCGGCGGCTGTCAGCGCCCCGACGAATCACGCGTCTGCCGTCCCTCCGGCGTCGCCGTCGGCGCCGACGGATCGCTGTTCGTCAGCGACGACGGCGCGGGGGCGATCTACCGGATCAGGCCCTCGACGCGCTGACCGCGGCGCGCGCGAAGATCGTGCGCGTCAGCGCCGGCGCAGTAGCGACGGCAGTACGCCGTTCTGCGAGAACGCGACCACGTCGCCTCCGAGCGTCGCGGTGTAGACGCCGGACGGTACGATCGCCGGCGACGCATATAGGTTCGCCCCGAGATCGCCGCTCGACCACAGCGTCTGACCGGTCTGCGAATTGAACGCGACGAGCTGGTGATCCAAACCGATCACGCCGACGCCCGGCACGAACGACGCGTGGCCGTAGACGACGTACTGCGAGGAGAACGTGTACAGCGGATTTCCTGAAAGGTCGAACGCGGAGATCGCGCAGCCGGGCGGGTTCACCAGGTCGGGATTCTGCAGCTCGCCGCCCGTCACGATGATCATCGTTCCGTCGCCGGTCGGCGTCCCGATCGCGCCGCCGCCGCGGGTCCACGGCTTGAGGTCGCGCTGCCACGCTACGTTGCCGCTGTTGCGATCGACCGCATACAGCAGCCCGCTCTTCGCGACGAAATACGCTTGCGTCCCGGCGACGTTCAGGGCGCCGCCGACGTCTTCGTCGCCGCCCGGCGCGACGAACGCCGAGCGCGACCAGTTGACGGAGAGCGAACGCGTCAGCGAAACCATCGCGTCGCTGTAGCCGGCCGTCTCCGTGCCGCACCCGTTCCCGGTGCCGACGTAGACGTTCGTGCCGTCGGTGCTGAACGGCGACCACACGCCGCCGCCGCCGGCGCCGCCCGCCTGCGCGGTCGCCCAAAAGTTCATCACGGGCGTACCGCTGCGCTCGTCGAGCGCCATCACGCCGCCGCTGACGCATCCGGTCGTATCGTCTCCGCCCGCGAGACCCTCGTACACCACGCCGTTGAGCACGACGGGTTCCGAACGGACAAGCCCGACGTTGCCCGCATTCTGCGGCACGGCTCGCCAGCGCTGGGCGCCAGTAGCCGGATCGAGCGCGACGACGGCCGCGCCCGAGGTCGTCTGCGCGGCGAAGTTCGCGACGCCGTAGACGCCGACGAAGAGCGTGCCGTCGATGAGCGCCGGCGTCGCACGGACCGACGAACCGACGTGCACGCGCCAGCGGAGCGCTCCGGTCGCGGCATCGAGCGCGGCGACCGTGCCGGAGTCGGTCGCGACGTATACCGCACCGCCGGCGACGATCGGGCTCGCGTAGATCGTTTCGCCGAGCGAGACTTTCCATCGCTGCTTGAGCGAACCCGCCGAGCTTCGCGTGATTCCAGTCGCTTGCAACTGCAGTCCGCTGCGTGCCTGATCGTGCGCATACGTGATCCAGTCATCGGTCGCGACCGTCGGCCCCGGCGTGCTTTGCACCGAAGGGACGCCGCCGGAGATCGTGCTCGTCGATCCGCCGCCTCCGCACGACGCGAGGGCACATGCCAAGACCACGGGGGGCCACAGTCTCTTCGCCGCGATCATTCGCCCAGGCTACCGGGCTTCGACGCCCTCGCGCGTGGGACGAGAGTCCCGTCCGAGGAGTACCCGTCGCGCAGCCGGCAAGATCGGCGCGTCTACGTCAACGGGGTCAGCGTGCGTGCGTGCTGTGCAAACATCTCGAGCGCCGACGCTGCGTCGACGGCAGTCGCGTCGGCGCCGACGACGGCGTGCAAATCGCGAAACGCGGCGAACGGACCGCCGCCCACGACGATCGGGACGCCGCCGAGTTCGGGGTGCGCGCGCAGCGACGCGATGAGCGGCACGAGCGCGCTTACCGTCAGCGTGAGCGACGCTGAGAGCGCGATCACGTCGGGCCGCGCCGCGAGCGCGCCGGCAACGATTTGCACCGCCGGGACACGCGCACCGAGAAAAGCGACATCCCAGCCGGCGTCTTCGGCGAGATTCGCAACCATACGCAAGCCGATGTCGTGATCTTCACCCGGCGCGCACGCGGCGAAGATCGTCCCCAGCCGCCTGGCGTGCGGCCGAGGTCGGTCGCGCAGTTCCGCGATCCGTTCGCGCGTCGCGGAGGTGCGGCGCCGTTCGTGCGCGATCCCGATGGTCGCGGCTTCCCACTGTCGACCGGTCTCCTGCATCGCCGGTGCGAGTACGCCGTCGTATAGCTCGGCGACCGACATGCCGCCGCCTCTCGCGTCGTGCAGCAGCGCGCGCGACTCGGCGACGGACCGGTCGACCGCCTCGACGTAGCGCCGGGCGAGCGGAGAGAGCGCGGCGTGCGCGGCTGCGTCGCCGTCCTGCAGCGCGTGCTGCGCGATCGCGCGAATGCGTGCTCGATGCGGGACGGGAACGTTCACGCCGAGCACGTTGAAGAAGCGGCTCCAGACGCGCCGCGCGACCGCGGGGTCGAGCCCGCGCGCCGCGGCGACGCGGCCGGTCCAGCGGGCGTCGGCGACCCACAGCGGCCACGTGCCCAAGCCGATGCCGAGCGCGAGCGCGCGGACCGATTCGGCGAGATGCGGCGGGACGTGTTCGCCCGGTGCGGCGTGGAAGAACGCATGCAGGTCGCGCGGCGCCGAGCGCGCGATGCGCTGCGCCAGGCGCTCGGCGCGACGCGTCATCCAGCATTCGAGTTCGTAGTCGGCGAACGCGGCGCGCGCCGCTTCGCCTGCGTCGGGCCGCTCGCGCGCGGAGGCGTCGACGGTGACGGGGAGTTCGGCCTGCGCGATCGTACCGATCACTGCGCGCGGCTCGATCGTGACCTCGTGGGCCAGCGATTCGACCAGCGCGAGGCCGCGGCCGGAGACGGCGTGCGGATGCGGAGCGGAACGCGTGTTCTCGCGCACTCCGGGCCCGAGATCCTCGACGGTGAGATACGCGGCGCCCTCGTCGACGATCAATTCGGCGAGGACCGGACCCGGCGCGTGTGCAGCTGCGTTGTTCACGAACTCGCCGAAGATCACCCCGGCTCCGTCGAAGTCGGAATCCGGACGCGCGATCGACTGCAGAGCGGCGAGGTATCGGCCCCGCTGACGGCTCAGCGCGGCTGCGTCGCGAGCGGCAAAAGCCCAGACGCATCGCAAACGATCGTTCTGGGGCAGCCTTGGGAGAAGCACGGTACCCGTAGTGTACCCCCTCGGGCGGCGGCGCGGATACGACTCGGCGCAAACCGCACGAAAACGCTTCCCCCGGCCTCAGCCCGTGCGGGACATCGGCGCCGAGGCGAAGCGCTCCTTGAGGAAGCGGCCGTTGGCCAGGAGCGC is a genomic window containing:
- a CDS encoding cobalamin-dependent protein (Presence of a B(12) (cobalamin)-binding domain implies dependence on cobalamin itself, in one of its several forms, or in some unusual lineages, dependence on a cobalamin-like analog.) produces the protein MLLPRLPQNDRLRCVWAFAARDAAALSRQRGRYLAALQSIARPDSDFDGAGVIFGEFVNNAAAHAPGPVLAELIVDEGAAYLTVEDLGPGVRENTRSAPHPHAVSGRGLALVESLAHEVTIEPRAVIGTIAQAELPVTVDASARERPDAGEAARAAFADYELECWMTRRAERLAQRIARSAPRDLHAFFHAAPGEHVPPHLAESVRALALGIGLGTWPLWVADARWTGRVAAARGLDPAVARRVWSRFFNVLGVNVPVPHRARIRAIAQHALQDGDAAAHAALSPLARRYVEAVDRSVAESRALLHDARGGGMSVAELYDGVLAPAMQETGRQWEAATIGIAHERRRTSATRERIAELRDRPRPHARRLGTIFAACAPGEDHDIGLRMVANLAEDAGWDVAFLGARVPAVQIVAGALAARPDVIALSASLTLTVSALVPLIASLRAHPELGGVPIVVGGGPFAAFRDLHAVVGADATAVDAASALEMFAQHARTLTPLT